The window GTTTGCGGTACGGACTTGGGTGGTTACCTCGGTAAGTTCCCATTCTTTTCCTACCCCCGAATTCCCGGCCATGAATTGGGCGTGGAAGTCGTCGCGGTTGGCGAAGGTGTCGAGAACGTGAAGGTCGGCGATCGCTGCAGCGTCGAACCGTACATCAATTGCCAGAAGTGTTATTCCTGTGAACGTGGTCTGACGAACTGCTGCGAATCACACCAAACACTCGGCGTGATGTGCGACGGCGGACTGACTGAAAAGATGATCTTGCCCGCCCGCAAACTGCATCCCGCCAACAATCTTTCTTACGAGCAATCAGCGCTCGTTGAAACATTGGCAATTGGTTGCCACGCCATCGATCGCGCCCATGTGACCGAAAAGGACACCGTTTTGGTGATTGGTTCGGGCCCCATTGGGTTGTCGGCGATCGAGTTCGCTCGTGTCGCAGGAGCCAGGGTCATTGTCGCTGACCTCAGCCAAACGCGGTTGGACTTTGTGACCGAGAAGATGGGCATGACCGACACCATTCAGTTTGATGGATCCGAAGCGGACATTGAAAAACTGGAAGCGATGACCGATGGTCGTCGCGCGGACGTTGTGGTCGATGCGACGGGCAACCATCACTCCATGCGTCGTGCGATGGAGATGGCTGCGTTCGGCGGACGAGTCGTCTACGTCGGGATCACTCAGCAAGACCTGCAGTTCCCGCACGCACCGTTTTTGCATCGCCGTGAGTTGACGATTCTGGCCAGTCGCAATGCGTTGACTGGAGATTTTGCTCGCATCATTCAATTGATCGAGTCGGGCGTCATCGACACTGATCCATGGATCACACATCACGCGAAATTTGAGGAAGTCATCGAGTCCTTCCCGGCTTGGACGGATCCGGAATCTGGCGTCGTGAAAGCCGTGATCCACATTTCCTAAAATCCGGAAATGCGAGCCCACGACGGTCTACCAGACCGTCGGCAGAATGGCTCAGAACTAAACGACGGTCACCCAAGACCGTCGCGTAACTTCCCAACACACGTACGATGGTCTTCCAAGACCGTCGCGTAACTTCTCAACACGCGTACGATGGTCTTCCAAGACCGTCGAAGATTTCCTCCGAACGCGTACGACGGTCCGACAAGACCATCGAAAAAACTCTTCAAGCTCGCACGCGTCCCACCTAAGAACCTCGGGTAATTTACGACGGTCTTGGAAGACCATCGTACGATTGCTTGGTTTCGCTTGACGGCCCAGGAAGGCCATCGGCCGGCAAAAAGAGCGTTAACGCCTCGGAAAACGCGGGCAAATTCGTGTTCTCTGCCAATCACCAGCCGCTGCACCGGCGAGACCCCCAATCAACCTTGACCCATCTTGCCTGAACTGTATGATTTGCCGTAGTGGCAAGCCAGGGAAGTGCGGTCGCTTGTGACCCCTGCGAGTTCGGCGGATTTTAAGTGCGTTTGTGACTCTAGTGGGTTGAAGTGCTAGTGCATCATCCCCGCGGTTTTGCTAATTGGAGTGACGGAGTGAAGCTGGGTGCTTCGGTGAGAGTTTTCTCTGACCGCCCACCGGCTTCGCGCTTTCCTCATTTCGGTATTGGGCTACCCCACAGGGAGGACGGTTCCCGCCATGACCACAAAAACGGTATTCACGACTGGCGAAGCAGCCAAGATCTGCAAAGTCAGCCAACAGACGATCATCCGTTGTTTCGACAACGGTTCGCTGAAGGGTTTCCGTGTCCCAGGAAGCAAGTTCCGGCGGATCCCCCGCGAGCAGTTGTTCTTGTTCATGAAGGACAACGGGATCCCGACCGATGCTTTGGAAAGCGGTAAGAAAAAACTGCTGATCGTCGATGACGACCAAGACTTGGTCGACTTGATGCAGGACGGATTCCAGCGAGATGCTCGGTTCGACATCCGCACCGCCAACAACGGTTTCGATGCCGGGATGGGTGTGAAGGAATTTCGCCCTGACCTCGTGATCCTCGATGTCATGCTTCCCGATATCAACGGGAAAGAAGTTTGCCAACGAGTTCGCAGCGATCCATCGATGGACACAGTCAAAATTCTGTGCATTTCAGGGATGGTCGAGCACAGCAAGGTCGACGGTTTGAAAGCCGCCGGTGCCAACGACTTCATGCAGAAGCCGTTCTCGATTGACGACTTGGTCGGCCGCGCTTGCACTTTGCTCGAAATGGATCGCGGTGTCATCGGCTGATCTGTTTGCCGGTTGGCTGCCTCCCATCGTCATCCAGCGTGACGAAGGGACGGCGAATCCATCAAACGAAGAACGCATTTGGTTACCGATGCGTTCCAGTTCGTCGGCAACGTTGCTGCACGCGTTGGTATCTCGCGACACCAGCGTCACGTTTCGGCGTCAGCTGCGCAACACACTTCGGCACGATCCCGCTCTGTGTTTGTTCACCGCTGCAAAGGTGGTGCAAGAACACGAACGTGGTTGGCGACCGATCGCGGGACAATGGACCACCAAACAATTGGCGGATTGGTGGGTGCGCCATGGTGCAGAGATATGGGATGGCTCCGCTTTCCTCTCATGTCCTGACATCCAAACCGGCGAAAGCTTGCTTCAACGTTTCATGCGACTGGATCAACACTTCCAGACGCTGCCGTTCTCGCGTTGGTTGCTTGAATCCGACCTGTGGTGGAAAGCAGCGGGACTTTGTCGGCGATCGAGCATTTGCCAATCGCTGCATTCGATCCGCTTGATCGACTCGGACCAATCCAAGTCATCTTCGGAATCAATCAAACACGCTTCCAATCAAGACGCACACGTGGCGTTCGGCAAGGTGGCCGCCATGGTTGCGGAACGAGAAAGATTGCAGGGTGAATTTTCCGATTCGCTCGAATCTGTTCGTCGCGATTTGGCAAAACAACTTGCGTACGGATTGTCTCACGAGATCAACAATCCGCTGGCGAATATCGCCACACGGGCGCAGGGATTGATCGCTTCGGCATCCGGACCCCAGCAAGCGGACTCGTTGCAGCGAATCGTCGACCAGTCCTACCGGGCTCATGCGATGATCGCCGACCTGATGTTCTACGCCCATCCACCCGAACCGCAATTCATCTCTGGATTTGTGGCAAAGGATGTGGTTGAGGAAGTCATCTCTCCGATGCGACCGTCGCTGCAACGCGATGCGATTTGCGTCGATGTCGATGTGCAGTCCTCGCTGAAGTGCGATGGTGACCCGAACATGCTCGGTGAGGCCATTCGCGCTTTGGTGCTCAATGCGGTCGAATCGATCGGGGTCGAAGGGCAAATCGTCATCTCTTTCGAAGCCGACACCGACACGAATCGCTGCGTGCTTCGAATATCGGACAGCGGCCAGGGGCTGACTTCGGATGATGCTGCTCGCGCGTTTGATCCGTATTTCAGCGGACGGGAAGCCGGCCGCGGCCTCGGGTTATCGCTTTGTCGCGTCCACCGAATTGCGGAACTTCATGGCGGGTCAATTCAATTGCATCCGGCACTGATCGGTTGCGTCGCAGAGCTTTCTTGGCCGATGCACGCCTGACGAGCAGTTCGTGGAGCGTGAATCCAGCCGCATTCCAATCCGGCGGCGGATCGCCGATACTGCCGCCTCGCAAACCATTCACGCTCCTTTCCACGCGACCAAGACGGTTCGTTCATGTTGCATTCGGCCTCGGAAATTCTGAAACAGCTCGATTCCGGCGAAGTCACCGCAGTCGAAGTCATCGCACAATCTCTCGCAGCCATCCGAGCTTCTCAGCCGACAATCAATGCGTTCACGCACGTCGCGGAAGAGACCGCGATGCAAGCCGCGGAAGCCGTGGACGCCGATCGAAAAGCGGGAAAAACCCTGGGCCCTTTGGCAGGTCTGCCGGTGGCGATCAAGGACGTCCTCTGCACCTCGGACATGCCGACCACTTGCTCTTCGAAGATGCTGGAGGGTTTCGTCCCGCCATACGACGCGACCGTGGTCGCTCGTTTGAAAAGCGCAGGCGCGATCGTCGTTGGCAAAACCAACATGGACGAATTCGCGATGGGTGCCAGCACCGAAACCAGTGCGATGGGCGTGACCGGCAACCCCTGGGACACCACCAAAACGCCTGGCGGAAGTAGCGGTGGAGCTGCCGCGGCGGTTGCGGCCGGCGCCGTCCCACTCAGTTTGGGCACGGACACCGGTGGATCGATCCGGCAACCGGCAGCGTTTTGTGGCATCACCGGTTTGAAACCCACCTACGGTCGGGTCAGCCGGTATGGCTTGGTCGCCTTTGCCAGCAGCCTCGATCAAGCCGGCCCGATGGGTTGGTCAGTCGATGACGTCGCGATTGGGCTGCAAGCGATGGCGGGTTACGATCCGCGAGACAGCACGTCCGTGAACGCTGAAGTTCCCGATTTCACGCCAGCGATGGCGGCGGAAGACGTTCGCGGAATGCGAATCGGAGTCTTGCGAGAAGGTCTGGACCAGGACGGAATTTCGCCCGCCGTTCGCGATGCACTAGCAACCGCCGAATCGGTCTTTCGCGAACAAGGAGCCGAAATTGTCGAAGTCGAATTGCCGCACAGCAAGTACTGGGTCCCGACCTATTACGTCATCGCTCCTTGCGAGGCGAGCAGCAATTTGTCGCGATTCGATGGAGCCCATTACGGATATCGCGTCGCTGATGCCGAAATTGCCGCCGCCGACTCGGGGCCGCTCGAGGCCATGTATTCGCTCAGTCGCGCCGGCGGTTTTGGCAGCGAAGTCAAACGCCGCATCATGGTCGGCACCTACGCACTCAGCGAAGGCTACTACGACGCGTACTACAACCAAGCCCTCAAGGTTCGTCGTCTGATCCGAAACGACTACGACGCCGCGTTCCAACAAGTCGACTTGATGCTCGGCCCCGTAACGCCATCGCCCGCATTCGCCCTGAACGAGAAAACCGACGATCCGATCGCAATGTATTTGTGCGATTTGTTCACGGTCGGCGCCAACTTGGCGGGCGTGCCTGCGATATCGCTGCCAGGCGGCTTCGATGCGGTTGGATTGCCGGTGGGCGTGCAATTGCAGGCGCCGGTGATGGAAGAGACTCGGCTTTTGCGGGCCGGGAACGTGTTCCAAATGGCCAGCGATTTTCATACTCGCCGCCCGCCTACTTTTACTGCAAATCATTCGCAATAAGGTCTTGCCGCGACATTGCCGTCGACTTAGATTGGTCGCATGACTGATTCAAAACCTTCGTCGGCGACCGATCCTGCATGGGGAGAAATCCCAACTGGTTCGGTCGTGGAAGGTGTTCCGGCGGGCACGCCGGCGGTTGAATCCGTCCCCTCGGCGACAACGATGTCGACCGGTGGAATGCCAAAAATCATCCGATTCGAGGCCTTGGCACGTTGTGGTGGTGAAATCTGGATCGAGAACGAAGGCCAGATTTACCGGCTCCGCAAGACCCGCCAGGGCAAACTGATTCTGACGAAATGACCTTGGAATCCATCCGTGCATACCAGTGAAACGATTCTCGCAGTGATCCCCGGCGCGACCGAGCATGAGCGCATGGTGGTCGCGACGCGCTTCATCGAAATCGCCGAACGATTGAAATTGCATTCGGACGTTGTCGAAGCTGAGCCAGAACGAGCCGATGACAGTCGCCCGTTCTGCGAACAGCTGACCAGCGTGCAATCGCAACCGATCGTGCTACGTCAGGAAACATTCAGCGAAGCGGTCGGCTGGTTCACGCAGAGTTGTGTGGAAATGAGTCGCGAGCAATGGGACATGATGCGTCGCACCATGGTTCCGGAAACGATGCCGGCGATCCAGCGAAAACGCAGCGTCCGTCGACTGGGTGTGATGGATGCGGATGCACCTTCCGTGATCCCGTTCAAACCATCGCGAGCCGTTTCGGCTTAGCACGCTGCTTCAAGCTGAACTAAGGTCGTGCAGCTTGTCGGCAGATTTCAGCATGACTTACCTCTCCCGAAACAGAGTTTGGGGAGAGGTCGAGCGACGCCGTTCAGGCGTACGCGAGGGTGAGGGCCGGGCATGAGAAGTTGCGCCCGTCGCGATGAGGCTTGGCCGTTGAGGGCAGCACGACGGAACAGTTGAGGACAACTGTTCTACTCTCATGTTCAGGCAGAAGGATTCGTTGCCTCATCCACTACACGCCCACCTTCACTCGTCCAGCAACAACGCTTGCAACCGAGTCACCGCTTTTTGAAGTTGAGCCTTGGTTCGTAGCGGCGGGATTCGCTGGACAAACTTGGGGCTGACACCTTTGGATTGCAGAAACTGCTTCAAAAGTTTTGGATCGCCATCACGAAAAGCTTCGGCGGCGTGATGTACCCGTGGCCCATAAGTCGCATCCAACAACCGTTCGATGACCATCGACCAATAAGTCAGCCAATCGCTCTGCCGTTTTTCAACGGGATCGGGAACTGAATTGGCATCCTGGATCGAGTTCGCGTTGGCATCGCCGTCCGCGGAAGGCGATTGTTCATATTGGCGAATCTGCTGTTCGATTTCGCGTGGCCAACATGGATCCAACGTGGTCGCTTCGAAGTGCGTGGCTTCCAGGAAACTGTCGCGTGGACATCGTTGCACGTAAGCATCCAACAAGGACTGACGCCACGAACCGGGTTCGATCGGTCGGCCTTCGGTGATTTCTAAAGCGATCAGATTGCCCATTTCGACATAGACGGCTTCGACGGTGGCTTCGAACATTGCCGCCATCGCGGGAGCCGGCCGAGACGTCAACAACGACGTGGCGACTCGTTCGAGCAGCCAGATTTTCTGCTGCGGTTCCCACATATCGTACCAACGCGGCGGATCAAACCCGACCACGGGGCCCGACAACGTGAACATCGATTCGCTTTCGCCTTCGTGATCCACTTCCGCGGCTGGATACAACTCATCGACCAACTGATCCACCATCATCGCGACCGTGCCGCGAAACAATTCAGCTTCGGGACCGACGAGACATCGATTTCCGTTGGTCAGGGGCCACATAGAAAGCTACCAGTCGAAGGAAAAAGCTTCTGCAAACGGCCCATGTCGTTTTCGGACGCCAAAGCGGAACGTCGAACATCGTCAATTTCGATGCTGCGACACTCTGATCGGGAAAGGCCGTTTTGATGTATCAACAGGTTAATCTGTTCGGCGAGCGAGTGGCCAATTTGTCCCCAAGCTCGGAGACGCAAAATGGCCGAAACGGGATCACGAGCGTGAACGACCGCAAAAACACGCTGTCCCTGCAGCACCGAATGCAAACAAACTTCTGCGGATGTGGGACTGTTTAGGTCCGGAATGATGACCACCGAGGGGTCCGATTCCACCGATTCACGTTGCAACGGATTCCAACGACTGGCGGGACGGCCATGCGTTTGACTGGACCAAACGCCCCACAATCGAGCCAATGGACTTTTGTCCAAACCCTTTCGCCCGCAATAAATCGTCAATCCGCTGTCGGCCACCAACTGTTTCTGCCATGCCGATCGCTCGGCGGATCTCAGATCATAGGCGGTCAGGTTCATCGGCGATGCGACCACGGTCTTTTCCACGGGGGGAGGCTGCGGGATCGATTGACGTTTGACATTCTTCGTTTCAACGGTGGAAACTGCCGAGGCCGTCGCTGTTGCCTCAGCGTTTTTCGGTGTCGGTTTCAGATCGCCAAACAATTCATGGCAGGCTCGCCGCACGACGGTCGCTCGAGCAAACAGCGGTCGCATTTGCAGTCCGCTGAGTCGTCTGACTTCGTCGGCCAGTAGCAACGCAGACGGGGACGCGATCGCAACTTCCAGACTGTGATCCTGCACCGCCAACGGAACCACTTCGTGCTTTTCGCAAAAGTCCGCCGGCAGACATTGCTGGAGACGACGATCGACCGGTATCGCCAAACCGCTAGGTGGTTCAAACAAAGGCAACAAGTAATGCGAGGCGTAGACCGAGGCCAGCTTGGATTCGTCGGTCAAACCGCATTGGTCAGCCAACTGTTCCTCGAGTGGTTCTTCCTCGTGGCTGGTGTCCTCCAGTTGCCCCCACATTTCGTCCAACCAACCAACCGACGGTTGATTGAAATCGACTGAAGTTAGATTCATGGTGCCATTTCTTAGATGCTGAATAAGTGCCTTATCGAAACAGATAGGTCGATTCGCTCCAGCGGGCTTGACGAATCACGGGGTTCGCCAGAGAACCACGCGGTCAGGCTTCGCTGCTGAACGGATTGTTCGGATTCTGCGATCTATTCCGACACGCATTCGTCCCCGACTCGTCCTCGATTGACCCGCCCGACATGCTGACACCGATCGAATTGCCATCCGGTTTGGACTCAACCGAAATCCCGACCGAAATTCACGCGATGGTGCACGGCGTGAAGCAACGGATCGAAGCATTCCAAGACCGTTGGGACCGGCCACAGATCGAATTGTTCGTGGCGGCGGATTACTTGTACGTTTATCAGACAATGCGGTGGGTGGCCGAATCCCAAATGCTGAACAATTCGCGGTTTGTCGAATGGGGATGCGGTTTCGCGGCAATCACGTGGCTGGCCGCCGCGGTGGGATGGGATGCGATCGGCATTGAGTCCGAACCGGAATTGATCCGTCAGGGCGAGGCGACATTGAGCGACTGGCAAGAGACCCTCGCGGCCATCCCGAAGTCCGGACCCACC of the Rhodopirellula baltica SH 1 genome contains:
- a CDS encoding zinc-binding alcohol dehydrogenase family protein, which translates into the protein MKALQLSAPKQWEQIEIDEPSPPGPGEALVRIHRVGVCGTDLGGYLGKFPFFSYPRIPGHELGVEVVAVGEGVENVKVGDRCSVEPYINCQKCYSCERGLTNCCESHQTLGVMCDGGLTEKMILPARKLHPANNLSYEQSALVETLAIGCHAIDRAHVTEKDTVLVIGSGPIGLSAIEFARVAGARVIVADLSQTRLDFVTEKMGMTDTIQFDGSEADIEKLEAMTDGRRADVVVDATGNHHSMRRAMEMAAFGGRVVYVGITQQDLQFPHAPFLHRRELTILASRNALTGDFARIIQLIESGVIDTDPWITHHAKFEEVIESFPAWTDPESGVVKAVIHIS
- a CDS encoding response regulator, whose amino-acid sequence is MTTKTVFTTGEAAKICKVSQQTIIRCFDNGSLKGFRVPGSKFRRIPREQLFLFMKDNGIPTDALESGKKKLLIVDDDQDLVDLMQDGFQRDARFDIRTANNGFDAGMGVKEFRPDLVILDVMLPDINGKEVCQRVRSDPSMDTVKILCISGMVEHSKVDGLKAAGANDFMQKPFSIDDLVGRACTLLEMDRGVIG
- a CDS encoding sensor histidine kinase — its product is MSSADLFAGWLPPIVIQRDEGTANPSNEERIWLPMRSSSSATLLHALVSRDTSVTFRRQLRNTLRHDPALCLFTAAKVVQEHERGWRPIAGQWTTKQLADWWVRHGAEIWDGSAFLSCPDIQTGESLLQRFMRLDQHFQTLPFSRWLLESDLWWKAAGLCRRSSICQSLHSIRLIDSDQSKSSSESIKHASNQDAHVAFGKVAAMVAERERLQGEFSDSLESVRRDLAKQLAYGLSHEINNPLANIATRAQGLIASASGPQQADSLQRIVDQSYRAHAMIADLMFYAHPPEPQFISGFVAKDVVEEVISPMRPSLQRDAICVDVDVQSSLKCDGDPNMLGEAIRALVLNAVESIGVEGQIVISFEADTDTNRCVLRISDSGQGLTSDDAARAFDPYFSGREAGRGLGLSLCRVHRIAELHGGSIQLHPALIGCVAELSWPMHA
- the gatA gene encoding Asp-tRNA(Asn)/Glu-tRNA(Gln) amidotransferase subunit GatA, giving the protein MLHSASEILKQLDSGEVTAVEVIAQSLAAIRASQPTINAFTHVAEETAMQAAEAVDADRKAGKTLGPLAGLPVAIKDVLCTSDMPTTCSSKMLEGFVPPYDATVVARLKSAGAIVVGKTNMDEFAMGASTETSAMGVTGNPWDTTKTPGGSSGGAAAAVAAGAVPLSLGTDTGGSIRQPAAFCGITGLKPTYGRVSRYGLVAFASSLDQAGPMGWSVDDVAIGLQAMAGYDPRDSTSVNAEVPDFTPAMAAEDVRGMRIGVLREGLDQDGISPAVRDALATAESVFREQGAEIVEVELPHSKYWVPTYYVIAPCEASSNLSRFDGAHYGYRVADAEIAAADSGPLEAMYSLSRAGGFGSEVKRRIMVGTYALSEGYYDAYYNQALKVRRLIRNDYDAAFQQVDLMLGPVTPSPAFALNEKTDDPIAMYLCDLFTVGANLAGVPAISLPGGFDAVGLPVGVQLQAPVMEETRLLRAGNVFQMASDFHTRRPPTFTANHSQ
- the hemP gene encoding hemin uptake protein HemP, with amino-acid sequence MTDSKPSSATDPAWGEIPTGSVVEGVPAGTPAVESVPSATTMSTGGMPKIIRFEALARCGGEIWIENEGQIYRLRKTRQGKLILTK
- a CDS encoding ATPase, T2SS/T4P/T4SS family codes for the protein MNLTSVDFNQPSVGWLDEMWGQLEDTSHEEEPLEEQLADQCGLTDESKLASVYASHYLLPLFEPPSGLAIPVDRRLQQCLPADFCEKHEVVPLAVQDHSLEVAIASPSALLLADEVRRLSGLQMRPLFARATVVRRACHELFGDLKPTPKNAEATATASAVSTVETKNVKRQSIPQPPPVEKTVVASPMNLTAYDLRSAERSAWQKQLVADSGLTIYCGRKGLDKSPLARLWGVWSSQTHGRPASRWNPLQRESVESDPSVVIIPDLNSPTSAEVCLHSVLQGQRVFAVVHARDPVSAILRLRAWGQIGHSLAEQINLLIHQNGLSRSECRSIEIDDVRRSALASENDMGRLQKLFPSTGSFLCGP